In Nocardia sputorum, a single genomic region encodes these proteins:
- the gudD gene encoding glucarate dehydratase has translation MTSSPRTPRVIDMRVVPIAGHDSMLLNLSGAHAPYFTRNLVILTDSEGRTGVGEVPGGERIRATLTDARELVLGRSVGEYHAVLGDIRRTFAARDAGGRGNQTFDLRVTVHAVTAVESALLDLLGQHLEVPVAALLGEGVQRTEVPVLGYLFFVGDRTRTDLPYRSGADEPADADTWQRLRHEAALTPDAVVALARAARERYGFRDFKLKGGVLAGREEAAAVRALAEEFPDARITLDPNGGWLLSEAVELCRELTGVLAYAEDPVGPEGAYSGREVMAEFKRATGLPTATNMIATDWRELGHTVRAGAVDIPLADPHFWTMAGSVRVAQLCDAWGLTWGSHSNNHFDVSLAMFTHVAAAAPGTITAIDTHWIWQDGQRITREPYRIADGLLTLPSRPGLGVDLDEEQVAAANELYHREGLGDRDDAATMQYLVPGWRFDSKRPALVR, from the coding sequence ATGACATCCTCGCCTCGCACTCCTCGCGTCATCGACATGCGCGTCGTGCCGATCGCGGGCCACGACAGCATGCTGCTCAACCTCAGCGGCGCGCACGCTCCGTACTTCACCCGCAACTTGGTGATCCTCACCGATTCCGAAGGCCGGACCGGGGTGGGGGAGGTGCCCGGCGGCGAACGCATCCGCGCCACGCTCACCGACGCCAGGGAACTGGTGCTCGGCCGGTCCGTCGGCGAGTACCACGCTGTGCTCGGCGACATCCGCCGCACCTTCGCCGCCCGCGATGCGGGCGGGCGCGGCAACCAGACGTTCGATCTGCGAGTCACGGTGCACGCCGTCACCGCGGTGGAATCCGCACTGCTGGACCTGCTCGGGCAGCACCTGGAGGTGCCGGTGGCCGCGCTGCTCGGCGAAGGCGTGCAGCGCACGGAGGTGCCGGTGCTCGGTTACCTGTTCTTCGTCGGCGACCGCACGCGCACGGACCTGCCGTATCGCTCCGGCGCCGACGAGCCCGCCGACGCGGACACCTGGCAGCGGTTGCGGCACGAGGCGGCGCTGACCCCGGACGCGGTGGTCGCGCTGGCCCGTGCCGCGCGGGAGCGCTACGGCTTCCGGGACTTCAAGCTCAAGGGAGGCGTGCTCGCCGGGCGGGAGGAGGCCGCCGCGGTCCGCGCGCTCGCCGAGGAGTTCCCGGACGCCCGCATCACCTTGGACCCCAACGGCGGATGGCTGCTGAGCGAGGCCGTGGAACTGTGCCGCGAACTGACCGGCGTGCTCGCCTATGCCGAAGACCCGGTCGGCCCGGAGGGGGCCTACTCCGGTCGCGAGGTGATGGCCGAGTTCAAACGGGCCACCGGTCTGCCCACCGCCACCAACATGATCGCCACCGACTGGCGCGAACTCGGCCACACCGTCCGCGCGGGCGCGGTCGACATCCCTCTCGCCGATCCCCACTTCTGGACGATGGCAGGCTCGGTCCGGGTGGCCCAGCTCTGCGATGCGTGGGGGTTGACCTGGGGGTCGCATTCGAACAACCACTTCGACGTCTCCTTGGCGATGTTCACTCACGTCGCCGCGGCCGCCCCAGGAACCATCACCGCGATCGACACCCACTGGATCTGGCAGGACGGCCAGCGGATCACCCGCGAGCCCTACCGCATCGCCGACGGCCTGCTCACCTTGCCGTCGCGACCCGGTCTCGGCGTCGACCTCGACGAGGAGCAGGTGGCCGCCGCGAACGAGCTCTATCACCGGGAGGGCTTGGGCGATCGCGACGACGCGGCCACCATGCAGTACCTGGTGCCGGGCTGGCGCTTCGACAGCAAACGCCCGGCGCTGGTGCGCTGA
- a CDS encoding LysR substrate-binding domain-containing protein, whose amino-acid sequence MFTFVQLTHFVAVAEELHFGRAAERLRMTQPPLSRQIQLLEKEVGAELFDRANRTVRLTRAGQAFLVDARRLLQQAERATLAVRRVSAGTGGVLRVGFTGASVHSGLPLVLATARSLLPDVDVELRELVTMDQVEALSDGSLDLGMVRPPITRPDLTTRTFVREGLIAALPGGHPLAASAEPLPVTALHGADMVMHAPVEARYFHELVTSVLHAASVVPVVAQYMTQVHSILALVNLGWGAALVPESAAGMRFDNVRYRPLAEVDKVVELDLVWRQDNENPALARLFSGLGQRTGTASDTFPVSIHP is encoded by the coding sequence ATGTTCACCTTCGTGCAGCTCACCCACTTCGTGGCCGTCGCCGAGGAACTGCATTTCGGGCGTGCGGCGGAGCGTCTGCGGATGACGCAACCGCCGCTGAGCAGGCAGATCCAGCTGCTGGAGAAAGAAGTGGGCGCGGAGCTGTTCGATCGCGCCAACCGCACCGTCCGGCTCACCCGGGCGGGTCAGGCCTTCCTGGTGGACGCTCGCCGCCTGCTCCAGCAGGCCGAGCGCGCGACGCTGGCGGTGCGCCGGGTGTCGGCGGGCACCGGCGGGGTGCTGCGGGTGGGCTTCACCGGCGCCAGCGTGCACTCCGGCCTGCCCCTGGTGCTGGCGACCGCGCGCTCACTGCTGCCGGACGTCGACGTGGAGCTGCGCGAACTGGTGACGATGGACCAGGTGGAGGCGCTCTCGGACGGATCACTGGATCTGGGCATGGTGCGCCCACCGATCACCCGCCCCGATCTGACCACGCGGACCTTCGTGCGGGAAGGATTGATCGCCGCGTTGCCCGGCGGTCATCCGCTCGCCGCTTCGGCCGAGCCGCTTCCGGTCACGGCGCTGCACGGCGCGGATATGGTGATGCACGCCCCGGTCGAGGCCCGCTACTTCCACGAATTGGTGACCAGCGTGCTGCACGCCGCTTCGGTGGTGCCGGTGGTCGCCCAGTACATGACCCAGGTGCACAGCATCCTGGCTCTGGTCAACCTGGGCTGGGGCGCGGCGCTGGTGCCCGAATCGGCGGCGGGCATGCGGTTCGACAACGTCCGGTACCGGCCGCTGGCCGAAGTCGACAAGGTAGTGGAGCTCGATCTCGTCTGGCGGCAGGACAACGAGAACCCCGCGCTGGCCCGCTTGTTCTCGGGGCTGGGCCAACGGACGGGCACAGCGTCCGATACCTTTCCTGTATCGATTCATCCGTAA
- a CDS encoding MFS transporter: MSFTRQPTAELDAAVSKFFRRVVPLFIVMLICNQINRANIGYAREYLEADVGIGAAAYGFGAGVFFIAYALFELPSNVMMEKFGARIWLTRIMVSWGLISAAMMFVQNATMFYVLRFLLGAAEAGFFPAVIFYLAKWLPNSHRGRATALFVAGSSIAAAISGPLSGPLLSLDGGAGLHGWQWMFGIEGMVSVIVGCIAFLFLDSRIEDAKWLTAGERKALSETIADEEIDKAVNSGVAHKVSRWRMLADPKLLLFCWIYFAIQLSIYANTFWLPSIIRRIDGVNDITVGLLASLPWICAVVAMYLSARIGDRTGNRKPLLIIALLTAAVGTYLAAIASPWLALVFLCIAAMGFKSASPLFWSIPQSGLHPLVLAPAIAIINSIGNLGGFVAPYGFGLVKSATGEVTWGLYALAAASVLAAASVLLVRRTRTAEGTGSRIVSEVADDSAPVASPNALATPLETRS; the protein is encoded by the coding sequence ATGTCGTTCACTCGGCAGCCGACGGCAGAACTGGATGCGGCCGTATCGAAATTCTTTCGACGCGTCGTTCCGCTGTTCATCGTCATGTTGATCTGCAACCAAATCAACCGAGCGAATATCGGTTACGCCCGCGAATATCTCGAGGCGGACGTCGGCATCGGCGCTGCCGCGTACGGGTTCGGCGCGGGGGTGTTCTTCATCGCCTACGCGCTGTTCGAATTGCCGAGCAACGTGATGATGGAGAAATTCGGCGCCCGCATCTGGCTGACCCGGATCATGGTGAGCTGGGGTCTGATCTCCGCGGCGATGATGTTCGTGCAGAACGCGACGATGTTCTACGTCCTGCGCTTCCTGCTCGGCGCCGCCGAGGCGGGCTTCTTCCCCGCCGTGATCTTCTATCTGGCCAAGTGGCTGCCCAACAGCCACCGCGGCCGCGCCACCGCGCTTTTCGTCGCCGGGTCGTCGATCGCGGCGGCGATCTCCGGGCCGCTGTCCGGACCGTTGCTTTCGCTCGACGGTGGCGCCGGCCTGCACGGCTGGCAGTGGATGTTCGGCATCGAGGGGATGGTGTCGGTAATCGTCGGCTGTATCGCCTTTCTCTTCCTGGATTCCCGGATCGAGGACGCGAAATGGCTGACGGCGGGGGAGCGGAAAGCATTGAGCGAAACCATTGCCGACGAGGAGATCGACAAGGCAGTCAATTCGGGTGTGGCGCACAAAGTGTCGCGCTGGCGGATGCTGGCCGATCCGAAGCTCCTCTTGTTCTGCTGGATCTATTTCGCGATCCAGCTGTCGATCTACGCCAACACCTTCTGGCTGCCCTCGATCATCCGCCGCATCGACGGCGTGAACGACATCACCGTCGGCCTGCTCGCCTCCTTGCCGTGGATCTGTGCCGTGGTCGCCATGTATCTGTCGGCCCGGATCGGTGACCGCACCGGAAACCGGAAGCCGCTGCTGATCATCGCGCTGCTGACCGCGGCGGTCGGCACCTATCTGGCCGCGATCGCCTCGCCGTGGCTCGCGTTGGTGTTCCTGTGCATCGCCGCCATGGGCTTCAAGAGCGCCAGCCCGCTGTTCTGGTCCATCCCGCAGTCGGGTCTGCACCCGTTGGTCCTCGCGCCCGCCATCGCCATCATCAACTCCATCGGCAACCTCGGCGGCTTCGTCGCACCGTACGGCTTCGGGCTGGTCAAGTCGGCCACCGGCGAGGTGACCTGGGGTCTGTACGCGCTGGCCGCCGCCTCGGTGCTCGCCGCCGCCTCGGTGCTGCTGGTGCGCCGTACGCGCACCGCCGAGGGCACCGGTTCCCGCATCGTTTCCGAGGTCGCCGACGATTCCGCGCCGGTCGCCTCCCCGAACGCCCTCGCTACCCCTCTGGAGACTCGGTCATGA